A region of Streptomyces sp. NBC_01788 DNA encodes the following proteins:
- a CDS encoding response regulator transcription factor — MQESYESRDAGSGGRRPAGAARVLVVEDDATVAEIVSGYLDRAGHVVDHAGDGPTALARAAAHWPDLVVLDLMLPGMDGLEVCRRIRGRGPVPVIMLTARGDEEDRVLGLEVGADDYVTKPFSPRELVLRVESVLRRTRPATVPPPLAAAGLAMDPAGRRATRNGAELALTLREFDLLAFFMRHPGRVFSREDLMREVWGWDFGDLSTVTVHVRRLRGKVEDDPARPRLIQTVWGVGYRFDPTGHEGS; from the coding sequence ATGCAGGAGTCGTACGAATCCAGGGACGCCGGGTCCGGCGGGCGGAGGCCGGCCGGGGCGGCGCGGGTGCTGGTCGTCGAGGACGACGCCACGGTCGCCGAGATCGTCTCCGGCTACCTGGACCGCGCGGGCCACGTCGTCGACCATGCCGGGGACGGGCCGACCGCGCTCGCCCGGGCCGCCGCCCACTGGCCGGACCTGGTCGTACTCGACCTGATGCTGCCCGGCATGGACGGCCTGGAGGTGTGCCGCCGGATACGCGGGCGGGGCCCGGTGCCGGTCATCATGCTCACGGCCCGCGGTGACGAGGAGGACCGCGTCCTGGGCCTCGAGGTCGGCGCCGACGACTACGTCACCAAGCCGTTCAGCCCCCGCGAACTCGTCCTGCGGGTGGAGTCGGTGCTGCGGCGCACCCGGCCCGCGACCGTGCCGCCGCCGCTCGCCGCCGCCGGACTCGCCATGGACCCGGCAGGCCGCCGCGCCACCAGGAACGGCGCCGAACTCGCTCTCACCCTCCGCGAGTTCGACCTGCTCGCCTTCTTCATGCGCCACCCCGGCAGAGTGTTCAGCCGCGAGGACCTGATGCGGGAGGTGTGGGGTTGGGACTTCGGCGACCTGTCCACGGTCACCGTCCACGTCCGGCGGCTGCGCGGCAAGGTCGAGGACGACCCGGCCCGGCCCCGCCTCATCCAGACCGTGTGGGGCGTCGGCTACCGCTTCGACCCCACCGGACACGAGGGGAGTTGA
- a CDS encoding sensor histidine kinase produces the protein MREPLFIALYAFLGAAVAGLAGAGALRLIRRRSLTASLAVVAAVAVGAMLAGTLAVAQAMFLSAHDLSVVTTVVAMAAVVSLATALLLGRWVVARSRELARAARALGDGGDFAAPHGPATAELEYLSRELAATSARLAESRERERALESSRRELVAWISHDLRTPLAGLRAMSEALEDGVAADPDRYLRQIRAEVEHLDAMVGDLFELSRIHAGSLALTRSRISVYDLVDDALAGADPLAKELGVRLVAGHVEPAPVEVDAEEMNRVLGNLLVNAIRRTPADGTVAVAAARASGGVVLSVEDGCGGIPEADLARVFDTGWRGTHSRTPPAGAGLGLAIVRGIVEAHHGRAAVRNIPGGCRFEVTLPAPEG, from the coding sequence GTGCGCGAGCCCCTGTTCATCGCCCTGTACGCCTTCCTCGGCGCCGCCGTGGCCGGACTGGCCGGGGCGGGCGCGCTGCGGCTGATCCGGCGGCGCTCGCTGACGGCCTCCCTCGCCGTGGTCGCCGCCGTGGCGGTGGGCGCGATGCTGGCCGGCACCCTGGCCGTGGCCCAGGCGATGTTCCTGTCCGCGCACGACCTGTCCGTCGTCACCACCGTCGTGGCGATGGCGGCGGTGGTGTCCCTGGCCACCGCGCTGCTCCTGGGCCGCTGGGTCGTGGCCCGCAGCCGCGAGCTCGCCCGAGCCGCCCGCGCGCTCGGCGACGGTGGCGACTTCGCCGCGCCCCACGGCCCGGCGACCGCCGAACTGGAGTATCTGAGCCGCGAGTTGGCGGCCACCAGTGCCCGGCTCGCCGAGTCCCGGGAGCGGGAGCGCGCCCTGGAGTCCTCCCGCCGGGAACTCGTCGCCTGGATCTCCCACGACCTGCGCACCCCGCTCGCCGGACTGCGTGCCATGTCCGAGGCGCTGGAGGACGGGGTGGCCGCCGACCCGGACCGCTACCTGCGGCAGATCCGCGCCGAGGTGGAGCACCTCGACGCCATGGTGGGCGACCTGTTCGAGCTGTCCCGCATCCACGCCGGCTCCCTCGCCCTCACCCGCTCCCGGATCTCCGTGTACGACCTGGTCGACGACGCGCTCGCCGGGGCGGATCCGCTGGCGAAGGAACTCGGCGTCCGTCTCGTGGCCGGCCACGTCGAGCCGGCGCCGGTCGAGGTGGACGCGGAGGAGATGAACCGCGTGCTGGGCAATCTGCTGGTCAACGCGATCCGCCGCACCCCCGCCGACGGCACGGTCGCGGTCGCCGCCGCACGCGCGTCCGGCGGTGTCGTGCTGTCCGTCGAGGACGGCTGCGGCGGCATCCCCGAGGCGGACCTCGCGCGCGTCTTCGACACCGGCTGGCGCGGCACCCACTCCCGCACACCGCCCGCGGGAGCCGGCCTGGGCCTGGCCATCGTCCGCGGCATCGTCGAGGCGCACCACGGCCGGGCTGCCGTACGCAACATCCCGGGCGGCTGCCGCTTCGAGGTGACCCTGCCGGCCCCGGAGGGCTGA
- a CDS encoding C40 family peptidase, with the protein MTPERPSDDRPSRAEVQQRISSLYDQAENATGNFNATRAMSNSARTRRGSAAWGGSGGSDPAVDRMARKWFDVGRAQLGPTRPAVLPPDRMPKPADSPAAAPGRRPADVREGLALDAGRAPRPELPAGPVASAPELPAAARATPELPAALPVAELTARPMQPPPPTGTTAPTPTTGTMGALPNGAMQPPTGTMGALPDGMQPGTGTMGALSNRSMQPPATGIMNSLPNATIGTPPAGTMDAATTGTMAVLPNGAMQPPTGTMGVLPDGTMQPATGTMSALTNRTMQPPATGTMNSLPNATIGTPPAGTMDAATTGTMAVLPNGAMQPPTGTMGVLPDGTMSALTNRTMQPPPNSSLGPLPSATDGAPATGTMGVLPDPAMQPPPTDTMGSLPGAPTGTLPPTGMEAPSTGTMGVLPNGAMQPPTGAMGALPNSAMQPPPTGSLGPLPNGTVEAPTTGTMGVLPNRATQPPLTGAMQAPLAGTMQAAPSVGGLDSLSGGAVEAATGSLGVTAPPAGPVASFAGGAGPGRRWQGAAMQRPVKERMRSKLAQAGEMLARHAAQQSAPPPVAPGAPVEPAPRPEAAQWQQHATGLFDTTPPLDGNSLFDASQAGVPGSPGAAGEAGAAPGPATGPATGPAVAESPASAYERKAAKALAFARAQIGKPCVWGATGPGSYDCSSLAQAAWRAADVALPRTTHEQVGSGAAIELAALEPGDLIFFYGEVSHVGLYAGNGTMIHAPSPGASIREESIFFAGPQAIHSAIRPA; encoded by the coding sequence TTGACGCCGGAACGACCGAGCGACGACAGGCCGAGCCGCGCCGAGGTCCAGCAGCGGATCAGCAGCCTGTACGACCAGGCGGAGAACGCCACGGGGAACTTCAACGCCACGCGCGCGATGAGCAACAGCGCTCGTACGCGGCGGGGTTCGGCTGCCTGGGGCGGTTCCGGGGGCTCCGATCCGGCGGTGGACCGGATGGCCCGGAAGTGGTTCGACGTGGGGCGTGCCCAGTTGGGTCCGACCAGGCCGGCGGTCCTGCCGCCGGACCGTATGCCGAAACCGGCCGACTCCCCTGCCGCGGCGCCGGGCAGGCGTCCGGCGGATGTCCGCGAGGGACTGGCGCTCGACGCGGGCAGGGCACCCCGGCCCGAGCTGCCCGCCGGCCCGGTGGCCTCGGCCCCCGAACTGCCGGCCGCGGCACGGGCCACCCCGGAGTTGCCCGCCGCCTTGCCCGTAGCGGAACTGACCGCCCGCCCCATGCAACCGCCACCGCCCACCGGCACGACGGCACCGACGCCCACCACCGGCACCATGGGCGCGCTCCCCAACGGGGCCATGCAGCCCCCCACCGGCACCATGGGCGCGCTTCCCGACGGCATGCAGCCGGGCACCGGCACCATGGGTGCGCTCTCCAACCGCTCCATGCAGCCGCCCGCCACCGGCATCATGAACTCGCTGCCGAACGCAACCATCGGCACGCCCCCCGCAGGAACCATGGACGCCGCGACGACCGGCACCATGGCAGTACTCCCCAACGGGGCCATGCAGCCCCCCACCGGCACCATGGGCGTGCTCCCCGACGGCACCATGCAGCCGGCCACCGGCACCATGAGTGCACTCACCAACCGCACCATGCAGCCGCCCGCCACCGGCACCATGAACTCGCTGCCGAACGCAACCATCGGCACGCCCCCCGCAGGAACCATGGACGCCGCGACGACCGGCACCATGGCAGTACTCCCCAACGGGGCCATGCAGCCCCCCACCGGAACCATGGGCGTGCTCCCCGACGGCACCATGAGTGCACTCACCAACCGCACCATGCAGCCACCCCCGAACAGCAGCCTGGGCCCGCTCCCGAGCGCAACCGACGGCGCGCCCGCCACAGGAACCATGGGAGTGCTCCCCGACCCCGCCATGCAGCCGCCGCCCACCGACACCATGGGCTCGCTGCCGGGCGCGCCCACAGGGACACTCCCGCCGACAGGCATGGAAGCGCCGTCGACCGGCACCATGGGAGTGCTTCCCAACGGCGCCATGCAGCCCCCCACCGGCGCCATGGGGGCACTGCCCAACAGCGCCATGCAGCCACCGCCCACCGGCAGCCTGGGCCCGCTCCCGAACGGAACCGTCGAAGCTCCGACCACCGGCACGATGGGGGTGCTCCCCAACCGCGCCACGCAGCCGCCGCTCACCGGAGCCATGCAGGCTCCTCTGGCCGGCACCATGCAGGCGGCGCCGTCCGTCGGCGGCCTGGACTCGCTCTCCGGTGGGGCCGTGGAGGCTGCCACTGGGAGCCTGGGTGTCACGGCCCCGCCCGCCGGCCCCGTTGCGTCGTTTGCGGGTGGGGCCGGGCCGGGGCGTCGTTGGCAAGGCGCCGCGATGCAGCGGCCCGTCAAGGAGCGGATGCGGAGCAAGCTCGCCCAGGCCGGCGAGATGCTGGCCCGGCACGCCGCGCAGCAGAGCGCGCCGCCGCCCGTCGCTCCCGGAGCGCCCGTGGAGCCCGCGCCTCGGCCGGAGGCGGCGCAGTGGCAGCAGCACGCCACGGGACTCTTCGACACGACCCCGCCGCTGGACGGGAACTCACTCTTCGACGCCAGCCAGGCGGGAGTCCCGGGCTCCCCGGGAGCGGCGGGCGAGGCCGGAGCCGCCCCCGGCCCCGCGACCGGCCCCGCGACCGGCCCCGCCGTAGCCGAGAGCCCGGCCTCGGCCTACGAGCGGAAGGCTGCCAAGGCGCTGGCCTTCGCCCGCGCGCAGATCGGCAAGCCGTGCGTGTGGGGAGCCACCGGTCCGGGCTCCTACGACTGCTCGAGCCTCGCCCAGGCCGCCTGGCGGGCCGCGGACGTGGCCCTGCCCCGTACCACCCACGAACAGGTCGGCTCCGGCGCGGCTATCGAGCTCGCCGCACTGGAACCGGGGGACCTGATCTTCTTCTACGGCGAGGTCAGCCACGTGGGGCTGTACGCGGGCAACGGCACCATGATCCACGCCCCGAGTCCGGGCGCGTCGATACGCGAGGAGTCGATCTTCTTCGCGGGCCCGCAGGCCATCCACAGCGCGATACGGCCGGCCTGA
- a CDS encoding PP2C family protein-serine/threonine phosphatase, which translates to MSGPGSAATDRFALARRAVAAIGTTLDDRRTAAELAAFLVEELCDSATVDLYGPQEGRREAGESLHSAAVAGRRDLLDSLEKAPRDRVSVRALDAGHPITASSSHGGAALVTLSVPLLAWDRVYGVALALRADRPFDDDETAAVHYAARLAAAHMRHSEEQREAGPRVWDLRKVLPADPERTHPEVELAVRHVPGGTGGRVGGDWCETLHLHSGRVLLVVGEVMGHGLDAAVDMNAYRSTLRCVASTDLAPHGILRRLDAMMSAESGRRPATCLLALLDPADGTAQLASAGHLPPVVFRADGTAGPVPLRVGPPIGTGPGSGLAAHEATRLPLAPDDTLVAFTYGLIARRGEDIDTSLARLSGLRTGPGAGAGELLDGILGEFLCAPAADAARMDDAITVLATRLHPRP; encoded by the coding sequence GTGTCGGGCCCCGGGAGCGCCGCGACGGACCGCTTCGCACTGGCCCGGCGGGCGGTCGCCGCGATCGGTACGACCCTCGACGACCGCAGGACGGCGGCCGAACTCGCCGCCTTCCTGGTCGAGGAGCTGTGCGACTCGGCGACCGTCGATCTCTACGGCCCGCAGGAGGGCCGCCGTGAGGCGGGCGAGTCCCTGCACTCCGCCGCCGTGGCCGGGCGGCGCGACCTGCTCGACAGCCTGGAGAAGGCCCCGCGCGACCGGGTGTCCGTCCGCGCCCTGGACGCGGGCCACCCGATCACGGCCTCGTCCAGCCACGGCGGCGCGGCCCTGGTGACCCTGTCGGTGCCGCTGCTCGCCTGGGACCGGGTCTACGGGGTCGCCCTCGCCCTGCGGGCCGACCGGCCCTTCGACGACGACGAGACCGCGGCCGTCCACTACGCGGCGCGGCTGGCCGCCGCGCACATGCGGCACTCGGAGGAGCAGCGCGAGGCCGGCCCGCGGGTGTGGGACCTGCGGAAGGTGCTGCCGGCCGACCCGGAGCGTACGCACCCCGAGGTGGAGCTGGCGGTGCGTCACGTGCCCGGCGGCACGGGCGGGCGCGTCGGGGGCGACTGGTGCGAGACCCTTCACCTGCACTCCGGCCGCGTCCTGCTGGTCGTCGGTGAGGTCATGGGCCACGGCCTGGACGCGGCGGTCGACATGAACGCCTACCGCTCCACGCTGCGGTGCGTCGCCTCCACCGACCTGGCGCCGCACGGCATCCTGCGCCGGCTGGACGCCATGATGTCCGCGGAGAGCGGCCGCCGCCCGGCGACCTGCCTGCTGGCCCTGCTGGACCCGGCGGACGGCACGGCCCAGCTCGCGAGCGCGGGACACCTGCCGCCGGTCGTCTTCCGAGCCGACGGCACGGCCGGGCCGGTCCCGCTGCGGGTGGGTCCCCCGATCGGCACCGGCCCCGGCAGCGGGCTCGCCGCCCACGAGGCGACGAGGCTGCCCCTCGCGCCGGACGACACGCTGGTCGCGTTCACCTACGGACTGATCGCGCGGCGCGGAGAGGACATCGACACCTCGCTCGCCCGGCTCTCCGGCCTGCGTACGGGGCCGGGCGCGGGAGCCGGCGAACTCCTGGACGGCATCCTCGGCGAATTCCTGTGCGCCCCGGCCGCGGACGCCGCCCGGATGGACGACGCCATCACCGTACTCGCCACCCGCCTGCACCCCCGCCCCTGA
- a CDS encoding SAM-dependent methyltransferase translates to MRDGEGLPRGVDPGKASVARMYDAMLGGEHNFAIDREAVAAFTAIDPQVRTLARANRAFLGRAVRFLVDAGVRQFIDLGSGIPTQGNVHEVAQAASPGAKVVYVDNDPVAVAHSEALLADNPDAAIVAADIRDPAGILSAPQVRKLIDFDEPVAVLMITILHFVTPQEDPGGIVAAFRDALPAGSWLALTHATDEDRPDTAAAVGQLYRDRATSPVTARSRDEVESLFDGFDLTEPGLVYVPLWRPDREEEVPEDPSQFWVYAGVGRKDV, encoded by the coding sequence ATGCGAGACGGAGAGGGGCTGCCCCGGGGGGTCGATCCGGGCAAGGCCAGCGTGGCCCGGATGTACGACGCCATGCTGGGCGGCGAGCACAACTTCGCCATAGACCGGGAGGCGGTGGCCGCCTTCACGGCGATCGATCCCCAGGTGCGCACCCTGGCCCGCGCCAACCGTGCCTTCCTGGGCCGCGCCGTGCGGTTCCTGGTGGACGCAGGGGTACGCCAGTTCATCGACCTGGGCTCCGGGATTCCCACCCAGGGCAATGTGCACGAGGTCGCCCAGGCCGCCAGCCCCGGCGCCAAGGTGGTGTACGTCGACAACGACCCGGTCGCGGTCGCGCACAGCGAGGCCCTGCTCGCCGACAACCCGGACGCGGCGATCGTTGCCGCCGACATCCGCGATCCCGCGGGGATACTCTCCGCGCCGCAGGTGCGCAAGCTCATCGACTTCGACGAGCCCGTCGCCGTCCTGATGATCACGATCCTGCACTTCGTCACCCCGCAGGAGGACCCCGGCGGGATCGTGGCCGCCTTCCGGGACGCACTGCCCGCGGGCAGCTGGCTGGCCCTGACCCACGCCACGGACGAGGACCGTCCGGACACGGCGGCGGCGGTCGGGCAGCTGTACCGGGACCGGGCCACCTCGCCGGTCACGGCACGCTCCCGCGACGAGGTCGAGTCCCTCTTCGACGGCTTCGACCTGACGGAGCCGGGGCTGGTCTACGTTCCGCTGTGGCGCCCCGACCGGGAGGAAGAGGTCCCGGAGGACCCGTCCCAGTTCTGGGTGTACGCCGGGGTGGGCCGCAAGGACGTGTGA
- a CDS encoding PP2C family protein-serine/threonine phosphatase encodes MHALAPGFCDAASVYLLQRWLLEENARTAADPPQIEARRLALRIGSDSSEDWEHLLPVGEVLVFPRHTPYARAVATGQSQLLDGVDRHTFERLRGTDPDDAGVDALLHSAGFLIVPLRLRGAAVGFIACTRDPGKEPFTRGEAVAVESLGARACVALDNARRYERERRTALAIRRSLLPETGQAFESCRVAHGYRPAGQDNVIGGDWYDVLPRGDGRLAMIVGDAMGHGPESAVAMIQLRTAVRALAALDIPPAELMDRLDAVAGTTPGASFATCIYAEWDAELHTCTFVGAGHPPPLIRGPGRPAAPVALTSAGLPLGLATGPYEPTVLHLSEPTLLLLYSDGLVESRTHDIDQGIARLAHALDAGADDVTDAGHPDALPSLCRRLLADTGRDGSDDVTDDRTLLLAELTPGKN; translated from the coding sequence GTGCACGCCCTCGCGCCGGGTTTCTGCGACGCGGCCTCGGTGTACCTGCTCCAGCGCTGGCTGCTGGAGGAGAACGCGCGCACGGCGGCCGACCCGCCGCAGATCGAGGCGCGCCGGCTCGCCCTGCGCATAGGGTCGGACAGCTCGGAGGACTGGGAGCATCTGCTGCCGGTCGGGGAGGTGCTGGTCTTCCCGCGCCACACTCCGTACGCGCGTGCCGTGGCGACCGGGCAGAGTCAGTTGCTCGACGGCGTCGACCGGCACACCTTCGAGCGGCTGCGCGGCACCGACCCGGACGACGCGGGCGTGGACGCCCTGCTGCACAGCGCCGGGTTCCTCATCGTCCCGCTGCGGCTGCGCGGCGCGGCGGTCGGTTTCATCGCCTGCACACGTGATCCCGGCAAGGAGCCCTTCACGCGCGGCGAGGCGGTGGCGGTGGAGTCGCTCGGCGCCCGGGCCTGTGTCGCCCTCGACAACGCCCGCCGCTACGAACGCGAGCGCCGCACGGCGCTGGCCATCCGCCGCAGTCTCCTCCCGGAGACCGGACAGGCGTTCGAGAGCTGCCGGGTCGCGCACGGCTACCGGCCTGCGGGGCAGGACAACGTCATCGGCGGCGACTGGTACGACGTGCTGCCCCGAGGGGACGGACGGCTGGCCATGATCGTGGGCGACGCCATGGGGCACGGACCGGAGTCCGCCGTGGCCATGATCCAGCTGCGGACCGCCGTCCGTGCGCTCGCGGCGCTCGACATCCCGCCAGCCGAGCTCATGGACCGGCTCGACGCCGTCGCCGGCACCACGCCCGGCGCCTCCTTCGCCACCTGCATCTACGCGGAGTGGGACGCGGAACTGCACACCTGCACCTTCGTCGGCGCCGGCCATCCGCCGCCCCTGATCCGCGGCCCCGGCCGCCCGGCGGCGCCGGTGGCCCTCACCTCCGCCGGTCTCCCCCTGGGGCTGGCCACGGGACCCTACGAGCCGACCGTGCTGCACCTGTCCGAACCGACCCTGCTGCTGCTCTACAGCGACGGTCTGGTCGAGTCCCGTACCCATGACATCGACCAGGGCATCGCGCGCCTCGCCCACGCCCTGGACGCCGGGGCCGACGACGTGACGGACGCCGGGCATCCGGACGCGCTGCCGTCGCTGTGCCGGCGACTGCTGGCCGACACCGGTCGCGACGGCTCCGACGACGTGACGGACGACCGGACGCTGCTGCTCGCCGAGCTGACCCCCGGGAAGAACTGA
- the selA gene encoding L-seryl-tRNA(Sec) selenium transferase, with product MGDARRRIPRTDAVLRDARLADAAARLGPGPVKAAVRQAQERARQGAIDPEQVADTAVALLPRSAGGLRPVINATGVLLHTNLGRASLSSAARQAVQDAAGPTDVELDLSTGVRARRGRTALEALRGRVPSAAAAHVVNNGAAALVLAATALAAGREIVVSRGEMVEIGDGFRLPDLLVSTGARLREVGTTNRTTVRDYADAISPDTAFVLKVHPSNFRITGFTRAAGIRDLSALGVPVVADIGSGLLAPHPLLPEEPDAETQLRSGAAMVTASGDKLLGGPQCGLLLGDAELLRVLTRHPLARALRVDKLTLAALEATLTGPRTPTAEFLTADEAALMRRAERLAAELGAAGVEDVRAVAGTATVGGGGAPGVTLPSAALSLPESYAAVLRTGEIPVVGRLEAGRCLLDLRAVPPADDERLTGAVRSAAER from the coding sequence GTGGGCGATGCCCGGCGGCGGATTCCCCGTACGGACGCCGTCCTGCGGGACGCGCGCCTGGCGGACGCGGCGGCGCGGCTCGGACCGGGCCCGGTGAAGGCCGCGGTCCGGCAAGCACAGGAGCGGGCGCGCCAGGGCGCCATCGACCCCGAACAGGTGGCGGACACTGCCGTGGCGCTGCTGCCGCGGTCGGCCGGCGGGCTGCGCCCGGTGATCAACGCGACCGGAGTCCTGCTGCACACCAACCTCGGCCGTGCGTCGCTGTCCTCGGCGGCCCGGCAGGCGGTCCAGGACGCCGCCGGACCCACGGACGTCGAACTCGACCTGAGCACCGGCGTCCGGGCCCGCCGGGGCCGTACCGCCCTGGAGGCGCTGCGCGGCCGGGTGCCGTCCGCCGCCGCGGCCCACGTCGTCAACAACGGCGCCGCCGCGCTCGTCCTCGCCGCCACCGCGCTCGCCGCGGGCCGGGAGATCGTCGTCAGCCGAGGCGAGATGGTGGAGATCGGGGACGGCTTCCGGCTGCCGGACCTCCTGGTCTCCACCGGGGCCCGGCTCCGCGAGGTCGGCACCACGAACCGTACGACCGTCCGGGACTACGCCGACGCGATCAGCCCCGACACGGCGTTCGTCCTCAAGGTCCACCCCTCCAACTTCCGTATCACGGGCTTCACCCGGGCCGCCGGGATCCGCGATCTGTCGGCGCTGGGCGTGCCGGTGGTGGCCGACATCGGCTCCGGACTGCTCGCCCCGCATCCGCTGCTGCCCGAGGAGCCCGACGCCGAGACCCAGTTGAGGTCCGGCGCGGCAATGGTGACGGCGAGCGGCGACAAACTGCTCGGCGGCCCCCAGTGCGGGCTGCTCCTCGGCGACGCGGAACTCCTGCGCGTCCTCACCCGGCACCCCCTGGCCCGCGCCCTGCGGGTGGACAAGCTCACCCTGGCCGCGCTGGAGGCGACCCTGACGGGCCCGCGGACCCCGACGGCGGAGTTCCTGACCGCCGACGAGGCCGCACTCATGCGGCGGGCCGAACGCCTCGCCGCCGAGCTGGGCGCCGCCGGGGTCGAGGACGTCCGGGCCGTCGCCGGGACCGCCACCGTCGGCGGCGGCGGGGCGCCGGGCGTGACGCTGCCCAGCGCCGCGCTGTCCCTGCCGGAGTCGTACGCCGCCGTCCTGCGCACCGGGGAGATCCCCGTGGTGGGGCGCCTGGAGGCCGGACGGTGCCTGCTGGACCTGCGCGCGGTGCCGCCCGCCGACGACGAACGCCTCACCGGAGCCGTGCGGTCGGCGGCGGAAAGGTAG
- a CDS encoding SOS response-associated peptidase, with the protein MCGRYVSTRGPQDLVRHFRVTEWRPEEALAPNWNVAPTDEVWAVLERAPREDRTPAAVRRELRPLRWGLVPSWAKDVRAGARMINARVETVHEKPAFRRAFVRHRCLLPADGFYEWQQIKSPDTGRTRKQPYYISPEDGELMALAGLYAYWRDPHVARDDDPAAWLTTCTVITTEATDEAGRVHPRMPLALTPDHYDAWLDPRHRDAGELRALLSPPAGGRLGARPVSPAVNNVRNNGPELLEETTP; encoded by the coding sequence ATGTGCGGTCGCTACGTCTCCACCCGAGGTCCGCAGGACCTCGTCCGGCACTTCCGGGTCACCGAGTGGCGCCCTGAGGAGGCGCTCGCGCCGAACTGGAACGTCGCCCCGACCGACGAGGTGTGGGCCGTTCTCGAACGGGCCCCGCGCGAGGACCGCACCCCGGCCGCCGTCCGCAGGGAGCTGCGGCCGCTGCGCTGGGGGCTGGTCCCGTCCTGGGCGAAGGACGTGAGGGCCGGCGCCCGGATGATCAACGCCCGAGTGGAGACCGTGCACGAGAAGCCGGCCTTCCGCCGCGCCTTCGTCAGGCACCGCTGCCTGCTGCCCGCCGACGGCTTCTACGAATGGCAGCAGATCAAGTCCCCGGACACCGGCAGGACCCGCAAGCAGCCGTACTACATCAGTCCCGAGGACGGTGAGCTGATGGCGCTCGCCGGCCTGTACGCGTACTGGCGCGACCCGCACGTGGCGCGGGACGACGACCCCGCCGCCTGGCTGACCACGTGCACCGTCATCACCACCGAGGCCACCGACGAGGCCGGCCGCGTCCACCCCCGGATGCCGCTGGCCCTCACCCCGGACCACTACGACGCCTGGCTCGACCCCCGCCATCGCGACGCCGGCGAACTGCGGGCGCTGCTGAGTCCTCCGGCGGGCGGCAGGCTCGGCGCCCGGCCCGTCTCCCCGGCCGTCAACAACGTGCGCAACAACGGCCCCGAACTGCTGGAGGAGACGACGCCCTGA
- a CDS encoding AI-2E family transporter: protein MAAAGAPAGGPGRGRRPAGRTPGSRPAHSVRLPPHARTAPAARKDEGTVPWLRVAAAYAWRLILVGIAVYGVFTVLGRFQLIAVALFLGLVITTILRPLTDLLNRFLPRALCVAVALVGSILFLFALLAFIGHTVAGESAKLAGEFGGGIHRIEEWLQRPPFRLSRGKLADLQKQVLAYLSAHRAGLLSSALSGFGRLVELVTGAALAVFSSVFFIHSGEKLWRWARDQLLPSRARPVWDRAGYAAWRTFAGYTRGIIIVAATNAVLVGIALSVLRVPLALPLTLLVFFATFVPLVGSPVALAVATVVALAARGPLIALAVLALIVVIGQLEGHVLHPVVMSWAVRLHPLVVGVSVIAGGIVAGVVGAVVAVPFVSVTWAVVRALWPAPP from the coding sequence GTGGCTGCTGCGGGCGCTCCGGCGGGCGGGCCGGGCCGCGGGCGCCGGCCGGCCGGCCGGACGCCCGGCAGCCGCCCGGCGCACTCCGTACGCCTCCCGCCGCACGCCCGGACCGCCCCGGCGGCCCGGAAGGACGAGGGCACCGTCCCCTGGCTGCGGGTCGCCGCCGCCTACGCCTGGCGCCTCATCCTCGTCGGCATCGCCGTCTACGGCGTCTTCACCGTTCTCGGCCGCTTCCAGCTCATCGCCGTGGCCCTGTTCCTCGGCCTGGTCATCACCACGATCCTGCGCCCCCTCACCGACCTGCTGAACCGCTTCCTGCCCCGGGCACTCTGCGTCGCCGTCGCCCTGGTGGGCAGCATCCTGTTCCTGTTCGCCCTGCTGGCGTTCATCGGCCACACGGTGGCGGGGGAGTCGGCGAAGCTCGCGGGTGAGTTCGGCGGCGGCATCCACAGGATCGAGGAGTGGCTCCAGCGCCCGCCGTTCCGGCTCAGCCGGGGCAAACTGGCCGACCTGCAGAAGCAGGTCCTGGCCTACCTGTCCGCCCACCGCGCCGGGCTCCTCAGCAGCGCGCTCAGCGGCTTCGGCAGGCTCGTCGAACTGGTCACCGGCGCCGCCCTCGCGGTCTTCTCCTCCGTCTTCTTCATCCACTCCGGCGAGAAGCTCTGGCGGTGGGCGCGCGACCAGCTCCTGCCCAGCCGGGCCCGGCCGGTGTGGGACCGGGCCGGGTACGCAGCCTGGCGGACGTTCGCCGGGTACACACGCGGCATCATCATCGTGGCGGCCACCAACGCCGTCCTCGTCGGAATCGCCCTGTCGGTGCTGCGCGTACCGCTCGCGCTGCCGCTGACGCTGCTGGTGTTCTTCGCCACGTTCGTGCCGCTCGTGGGCTCGCCGGTCGCGCTGGCCGTGGCCACGGTGGTCGCCCTCGCGGCGCGTGGCCCGCTCATCGCGCTGGCCGTGCTCGCCCTCATCGTCGTCATCGGCCAGCTCGAAGGACATGTGCTGCACCCGGTGGTCATGAGCTGGGCGGTGCGCCTGCACCCGCTCGTCGTCGGCGTCTCCGTCATCGCGGGCGGCATCGTCGCGGGCGTGGTCGGCGCCGTGGTGGCCGTCCCGTTCGTCTCCGTCACCTGGGCGGTGGTGCGCGCACTGTGGCCCGCCCCGCCCTGA